In Candidatus Poribacteria bacterium, the following proteins share a genomic window:
- a CDS encoding CRTAC1 family protein, giving the protein MHNRLWDAIAVLSFTFIFSSYASDIRFVDVTRQAGIHFEHVGGIDLRVVPALVGSGAAWCDYDNDGTLDLYIANSALVRPASDAVLPKNALYRNNGDGTFTDVTSTAGVGDTGWGMGCAFADYDNDGDADLYVTNYKANLFYLNNSDGTFKRFSSGAGGIGHDGFGAGIAWGDYDNDGYLDLYVGNYIEYTKVPQGDEVFFPYDFFGQANVLYLNKGDGGFINITDAAKVNGGFHLTLGISAADYDGDGDLDLYLANDTDQNILYRNDGELTFTNTNQPDARSRTGDIRSGMGIAWGDYDTDGDLDLFVTNWLDENNVLYRNRGDGTFTDVSAGSGVFESGLGKTCWGTALFDADNDGDLDIFFSAGHIDPASWEAHGQADVFLQNNGDGTFTDISEVVGLRKFGSYGVGRGVAVGDYDADGDLDLFIVNSGGTPMLLRNDGGNRQQWLQIRTVGTVSNRDGVGALVKVSAGDLHQVQQVTAGDSYLSQSSIDVEFGLADHKIAERVVIQWPSGIVQTLTDVRANQRLVVVEPSE; this is encoded by the coding sequence ATGCACAATCGGTTGTGGGACGCTATTGCAGTCTTGAGTTTTACGTTTATTTTTAGCAGTTATGCATCTGATATTCGATTTGTGGATGTTACCAGGCAGGCAGGCATCCATTTTGAGCACGTCGGCGGTATCGACTTACGTGTGGTGCCTGCACTCGTCGGTTCCGGTGCGGCGTGGTGCGACTACGACAACGATGGGACGTTAGATCTCTATATTGCCAACAGTGCCTTGGTACGACCGGCGTCGGACGCGGTGTTACCGAAAAACGCCCTCTATCGAAATAATGGCGATGGAACTTTCACGGATGTAACGTCCACTGCTGGGGTCGGCGATACTGGTTGGGGGATGGGATGTGCCTTCGCGGATTATGACAACGACGGGGACGCCGATCTTTATGTCACGAACTATAAGGCGAATTTGTTCTATCTGAACAACAGCGACGGCACATTCAAACGTTTCTCATCAGGCGCGGGTGGTATCGGTCACGATGGTTTCGGTGCTGGGATCGCATGGGGTGATTACGATAACGATGGTTATCTTGACCTCTATGTCGGCAACTATATTGAATATACCAAAGTTCCGCAAGGGGATGAAGTCTTTTTCCCGTATGATTTTTTCGGACAGGCAAACGTTCTTTATCTCAATAAGGGAGATGGCGGTTTCATCAATATTACCGATGCCGCTAAGGTGAATGGTGGATTTCATCTGACCCTTGGGATCTCTGCGGCGGATTACGATGGCGATGGCGATCTGGATCTGTATCTCGCCAATGATACCGACCAAAATATTCTCTACCGCAACGATGGGGAGTTAACATTCACGAATACGAACCAGCCCGACGCGAGGAGCCGCACCGGTGACATACGAAGTGGTATGGGCATTGCCTGGGGTGATTACGATACCGATGGCGATCTGGATCTGTTTGTCACGAACTGGTTAGATGAAAACAATGTCCTTTATAGAAATAGGGGTGATGGCACGTTTACGGATGTTTCTGCGGGGAGCGGTGTTTTTGAGTCGGGACTCGGTAAAACATGCTGGGGAACGGCGTTGTTTGATGCGGATAACGATGGGGATCTGGACATCTTTTTTTCGGCAGGACATATCGATCCGGCTTCGTGGGAGGCGCACGGACAAGCGGATGTGTTTCTGCAGAACAACGGCGACGGCACCTTTACTGATATTTCTGAGGTCGTGGGACTTCGGAAGTTCGGTTCGTATGGGGTTGGTAGAGGGGTCGCTGTTGGGGACTACGATGCCGATGGCGATCTGGATCTCTTTATCGTCAATAGTGGGGGGACACCGATGTTGCTCCGAAACGACGGCGGTAACCGACAACAGTGGCTTCAGATTCGTACAGTCGGTACCGTGAGCAATCGGGACGGTGTTGGCGCACTTGTGAAGGTGAGTGCTGGCGATCTTCATCAGGTTCAGCAGGTGACAGCGGGAGACAGCTATCTTTCTCAGAGCAGTATTGATGTCGAGTTTGGGCTTGCGGACCATAAGATAGCGGAACGCGTTGTTATTCAATGGCCGAGTGGCATTGTGCAAACGTTGACCGATGTGCGAGCGAATCAACGACTCGTTGTGGTCGAACCTTCGGAGTGA
- a CDS encoding isochorismatase family protein — MLFNLLSHTFSATTNLSLSTRRQEARTVGRNGWRVIEEEVNWNTAETAIVVVDMWNEHWSWGATERVNVMAPRMNIVLERARQQGIQIIHAPSDTMDFYETHPARRSVLELPHADTPPEREIPDPPLPVDASDGGSDTGETDGYKAWHRQHAAIEISDVDAISDNGQEVYNLLNHKGIQNIIFMGVHTNMCVLGRSFAIKQMVRWGFNAVLARDLTDAMYNPFKPPYVSHEAGTQLIIEYIEKFWCSTILSGDLTTPKV, encoded by the coding sequence ATGCTATTTAATTTATTAAGCCATACCTTTTCAGCAACGACGAACCTGTCGCTCTCAACCCGTCGACAGGAAGCACGAACAGTCGGCAGAAACGGTTGGCGGGTCATTGAAGAAGAAGTCAACTGGAACACCGCTGAAACTGCCATTGTTGTTGTTGATATGTGGAACGAACACTGGTCATGGGGTGCTACAGAACGTGTGAACGTAATGGCACCTCGGATGAACATCGTACTCGAACGGGCTCGACAGCAGGGTATACAGATTATCCATGCGCCGTCCGACACAATGGACTTCTACGAGACGCATCCAGCACGCCGTTCGGTTTTAGAACTGCCGCACGCCGACACCCCTCCCGAACGCGAAATACCGGATCCACCCCTACCCGTCGATGCTTCCGATGGCGGTTCAGATACCGGCGAAACCGATGGCTACAAAGCATGGCACCGTCAGCACGCAGCCATTGAAATCTCTGATGTAGATGCCATCAGCGATAACGGGCAGGAGGTATACAACCTGCTCAATCACAAAGGTATTCAGAATATTATCTTCATGGGGGTCCACACCAATATGTGTGTCCTCGGACGTTCTTTCGCCATTAAACAGATGGTACGTTGGGGCTTCAACGCTGTTCTCGCACGGGACCTCACTGATGCGATGTACAACCCGTTCAAGCCGCCTTATGTCAGCCATGAAGCGGGCACACAACTCATTATTGAATACATTGAGAAATTCTGGTGTTCTACAATCTTGAGCGGCGATTTAACAACACCCAAAGTTTGA
- the rimI gene encoding ribosomal-protein-alanine N-acetyltransferase, translating into MATQDLLPNLTFEPMRSCHLQQVLKIENECFEDPWSETYYTLSLKRPRSYEHFYVARRENTVVGYIVFSILYEEAHILNLAVPIAYRRQGIAKYLLASALGMIHAHDGREVFLEVAVSNLPAQYLYRQFGFRICGIRKNYYGRYKDAYVFRKGEEVHAI; encoded by the coding sequence ATGGCAACCCAAGATCTGCTCCCGAACCTCACCTTTGAACCGATGCGCTCGTGTCATCTCCAGCAAGTGCTAAAAATCGAAAACGAGTGCTTTGAGGATCCATGGAGCGAAACCTACTATACGTTGTCCCTGAAACGACCCCGATCGTACGAACATTTTTACGTCGCTCGACGCGAGAATACCGTCGTCGGTTACATTGTATTCAGTATTCTTTATGAAGAGGCGCATATCTTGAACCTCGCGGTACCGATTGCCTATCGGCGACAGGGTATTGCTAAATACCTACTCGCCTCAGCCTTGGGAATGATACACGCACATGACGGGCGCGAAGTTTTCTTGGAAGTCGCCGTCAGCAATCTACCGGCGCAGTATCTCTATCGACAGTTCGGGTTCCGCATCTGTGGCATCCGAAAAAACTACTACGGACGCTATAAAGACGCTTACGTTTTCCGAAAAGGAGAAGAAGTTCATGCTATTTAA
- a CDS encoding PLP-dependent aminotransferase family protein: MKDFGFTGGRPDPYTFPTEGLIAASEKALRKLGGDLVNYPGESGYQGLRELASMRFERREGIPLPIDNISITSGSMQALELVLGTLINPGDTVLTEEYTYSGTLGIMRHFKANIVGVPMDYIDGMNMDALEAKLVELKRQNIRPSLIYTTSNHQNPTGAILSLERRHRMLALAAEYDTLIVEDDCYGDIDFTSTPTPASLFKLDTSNRVIFIATFSKILGAGVRQGYFVAREPYWGQIHQNRWDGGTSALASAIVAEFFMEHLEAHLVKTNAAVGAKCRAVVETLDQHVNDLCTWTRPRGGLFLWIDLPETTDLNKLQELASAKGVGYSNGSAFHYANEPVKSIRLAYAYCHVDDIPEGITYLCEAIRAAQVSSADVAAGD, encoded by the coding sequence ATGAAAGATTTTGGTTTTACAGGCGGACGTCCGGATCCGTATACATTCCCGACGGAGGGCTTAATTGCCGCGAGTGAAAAGGCACTACGTAAGTTGGGCGGTGATCTGGTTAACTATCCGGGCGAATCAGGTTATCAGGGCTTGCGGGAACTCGCATCCATGCGATTTGAGAGACGTGAGGGCATCCCGCTACCGATAGATAATATCTCTATTACCTCAGGCTCCATGCAGGCACTGGAATTGGTCCTGGGGACGTTGATTAACCCCGGCGATACAGTGCTGACAGAGGAATACACTTACAGCGGCACCTTGGGGATCATGCGGCACTTCAAAGCAAATATTGTGGGTGTGCCGATGGACTATATTGATGGCATGAATATGGATGCGCTAGAGGCGAAACTTGTGGAACTCAAACGCCAAAATATTCGCCCATCGCTTATCTATACGACATCGAACCATCAGAACCCGACAGGTGCAATTCTTTCGCTTGAGCGGCGTCACCGGATGTTAGCCTTAGCAGCGGAATACGATACTTTGATCGTTGAAGACGATTGCTACGGCGATATTGACTTTACATCGACACCGACGCCGGCTTCGCTTTTTAAGTTGGATACTTCAAATCGGGTGATCTTCATTGCGACTTTTTCCAAGATCTTAGGCGCAGGGGTTCGACAAGGTTATTTTGTGGCGAGAGAGCCTTATTGGGGACAAATTCACCAGAACCGCTGGGACGGTGGGACGAGCGCATTGGCGAGCGCGATTGTTGCTGAATTCTTCATGGAACACTTGGAGGCACATCTTGTGAAGACAAATGCGGCTGTAGGTGCGAAATGTCGCGCAGTGGTGGAGACGCTTGATCAGCATGTCAATGATCTCTGTACATGGACACGCCCCCGGGGTGGACTTTTCCTCTGGATAGACCTGCCGGAGACTACGGATCTCAATAAGTTACAGGAACTCGCCTCGGCAAAAGGGGTCGGCTATAGCAATGGAAGTGCCTTTCACTATGCGAACGAGCCCGTAAAGTCGATCCGACTGGCGTATGCCTACTGTCACGTGGATGACATTCCTGAAGGGATTACCTACCTATGTGAGGCGATCCGTGCGGCACAAGTGTCCTCAGCGGATGTTGCGGCAGGCGATTAG
- a CDS encoding sulfatase-like hydrolase/transferase, which translates to MRNIILISLDTLRASSMSCYGHRNLTTPHLDALTEKATLFEKCISPHIPTHPAHTTMFTGKDVLSHQIITQGGTLNLATDIKTAPELLSEAGYFTVAADNLGRWFQRGFPETQYRGYHWETGYRNARKAEAVNETAMELLDRAQAQDKPWFAFLHYWDPHTPYLPPLPFERMFYSGDECAPNNRSMDAVYACEPFTDYFRQWMCTPDPSDPDNIAKKRLWTDRRYVNAQYDASIAYMDACLAQLFRYLEDRGQLEETLLIITADHGEELDEHELWYDHHGLYETNCHVPLIVHCPALIPEGQRLRGLVRLTDIAPTLLDYGGLTAVVAREKMEGTSLRALMENSLHDGTTESVYLTECGWMKKRGWQTQKWKLIVETGGTPAVYGTPDVELYDLEEDPDEVYNLSEEADDVVARLKADMEAFLQRRLTETGLPDPTVEQEITMRRIGDTSKAVPL; encoded by the coding sequence TTGCGTAATATCATCCTCATTTCGTTAGATACGCTACGGGCGTCGAGCATGAGTTGTTACGGGCACCGTAACCTGACAACACCGCACCTCGATGCACTCACAGAGAAGGCGACGCTTTTTGAGAAGTGCATCAGTCCGCATATTCCGACACACCCGGCTCATACGACGATGTTCACGGGCAAGGATGTCTTGTCCCATCAAATTATTACACAGGGTGGGACACTCAACTTGGCAACGGATATAAAGACGGCTCCTGAGTTGCTGAGTGAGGCGGGCTACTTCACCGTTGCGGCGGACAATTTGGGACGCTGGTTTCAGCGTGGTTTCCCTGAGACGCAGTATCGCGGCTACCACTGGGAAACAGGGTACCGCAATGCTCGGAAGGCGGAGGCGGTTAACGAGACAGCGATGGAACTTCTGGACCGCGCACAGGCACAGGATAAACCTTGGTTCGCGTTCCTTCACTATTGGGATCCTCACACGCCGTATCTTCCACCGCTGCCGTTTGAACGGATGTTTTATAGCGGGGACGAATGTGCCCCGAACAATCGAAGCATGGACGCCGTTTACGCATGTGAACCTTTTACGGACTACTTCCGGCAGTGGATGTGCACACCAGACCCCTCGGATCCGGATAATATTGCGAAGAAACGGCTCTGGACGGATAGGCGGTATGTAAACGCGCAATACGATGCTTCAATCGCTTATATGGATGCGTGCCTGGCGCAGTTGTTCCGATATTTGGAAGATCGCGGGCAACTTGAGGAGACGCTCTTGATAATTACCGCCGACCACGGAGAGGAACTTGATGAACACGAACTCTGGTATGACCATCATGGGCTTTATGAGACGAATTGCCACGTGCCGTTAATCGTTCACTGCCCAGCACTTATTCCTGAAGGACAGCGGCTTAGGGGTCTTGTCCGTCTTACTGACATTGCCCCGACACTCCTCGATTATGGGGGATTGACGGCAGTGGTGGCACGTGAAAAGATGGAGGGCACCAGCCTACGTGCCTTGATGGAAAACAGCTTGCACGACGGGACGACGGAATCGGTCTATCTTACCGAGTGCGGATGGATGAAAAAACGCGGTTGGCAGACCCAGAAGTGGAAATTGATCGTTGAAACCGGCGGAACGCCCGCCGTCTATGGGACACCGGATGTGGAACTTTACGACCTTGAGGAGGATCCAGATGAGGTTTATAACCTATCTGAAGAAGCGGATGATGTCGTTGCACGTTTGAAAGCGGATATGGAAGCTTTTCTACAACGCCGACTCACCGAAACAGGTCTGCCGGATCCAACAGTTGAACAGGAGATTACCATGCGGCGCATCGGTGATACGTCTAAGGCAGTGCCGCTTTGA
- a CDS encoding glycosyltransferase family 9 protein: MQSTRLQQYLDRYLGIPLCILLHLFSKGIPAKPTPEKILFIQLSALGDTILAIPTIRAIRHTFPDAEVTILASPTNLNYLAACPYIDRRIPFHKPGGRLISLLRRERFDWAIDLEHWPRLSALLAYATGAPMRLGFSTKRQYRHFLFTETVPHIQGRHEVRNFLSLAARLNCSVQELGLEVWWREKERTWVREVLAAEGISLEKPLIVLHPEAGRRGEPRRRWPQVRYVALANALVARYDAQIVLTGAPDEVAVSEEIAERMTHRAIVLAGRTGVNQLAALFADATLVVSGNCGPMHLAAAVGTPVIGLHGPTNFAQWGPWSRDASIVHASIPCSPCLNLGFEYGCQALPDGTSPCMHTVAVAAVLRECEELLEE, from the coding sequence ATGCAGTCCACTCGGCTTCAACAGTATTTAGACCGATACCTTGGTATCCCACTTTGTATTCTGCTGCATTTATTTTCTAAGGGGATACCCGCAAAACCGACCCCGGAAAAGATTCTTTTCATCCAACTCTCTGCTTTGGGTGACACAATTTTGGCGATCCCTACCATTCGGGCGATACGACACACTTTTCCCGATGCCGAAGTCACAATATTAGCGTCCCCAACGAACCTCAATTATTTAGCGGCGTGCCCCTATATCGACAGACGGATTCCCTTCCATAAACCGGGAGGTCGGTTGATTTCGCTGTTGCGTCGCGAAAGATTCGATTGGGCAATCGACTTAGAGCATTGGCCCCGATTGAGCGCGCTGCTCGCTTACGCCACGGGTGCCCCGATGCGACTTGGGTTTTCTACGAAGAGACAGTATCGTCATTTCCTTTTCACAGAAACGGTGCCGCACATCCAAGGACGGCATGAGGTCCGCAACTTTTTGAGTCTCGCGGCGCGACTGAACTGTTCAGTCCAAGAACTTGGACTTGAGGTTTGGTGGCGTGAAAAGGAACGGACGTGGGTGCGCGAAGTTTTGGCAGCAGAGGGTATCTCCCTGGAGAAACCGCTGATTGTGCTACACCCAGAGGCGGGTAGACGTGGTGAACCCCGGAGGCGATGGCCACAGGTCCGTTACGTGGCATTGGCGAACGCCCTCGTTGCAAGGTATGACGCGCAGATCGTTTTGACGGGCGCGCCTGATGAGGTGGCGGTCTCTGAAGAAATTGCCGAGCGGATGACCCATCGAGCAATTGTGCTTGCGGGACGAACAGGTGTCAACCAACTCGCCGCGCTTTTTGCGGACGCGACGTTGGTTGTGAGCGGCAATTGTGGTCCGATGCACCTCGCGGCGGCCGTCGGAACACCGGTTATCGGGTTGCATGGTCCCACGAATTTTGCGCAGTGGGGTCCTTGGAGTCGCGACGCGAGTATCGTACATGCGTCGATACCGTGTAGTCCGTGTCTTAATTTGGGGTTTGAGTATGGGTGTCAAGCACTTCCAGATGGGACATCGCCGTGTATGCACACGGTTGCGGTTGCGGCTGTGCTTCGGGAGTGTGAAGAGTTGTTGGAGGAATAG
- the groL gene encoding chaperonin GroEL yields the protein MAAKQLAFDEEARSAIKQGVDKLADAVKVTLGPKGRNVVLDKKFGAPTITKDGVTVAKEVELEDAYENMGAQMVKEVASKTSDVAGDGTTTATILAQSIYREGLKNVAAGHNPMALKRGIEKAVDAVVGAIHGLSKEVSEKTEIAQVAAISANNDNAIGDLIADAMEKVGKDGVITVEEAKSLETTLDVVEGMQFDRGYLSPYFVTDADRMEAVLEDAAILIHEKKISSLKDLVPVLERTAQQGKPLLIIAEDIEGEALATVVVNKIRGTLRCAAVKAPGYGDRRKEMLEDIAVLTNGRVISEDLGINLENITLNDLGSAKRVVIDKDNTTVVEGEGTTEAIQGRIDQIRRQIEDTTSDYDREKLQERLAKLAGGVAVINVGAATEVEMKEKKARVEDAMHATRAAVEEGVVVGGGVALVRSQEVLDALELSDPTEDVGVSIVRRALEDPLRQIAKNAGQEDSVIIAKVKDEGGNVGYDAHQERFIDMFEAGIPDPTKVVRVALQNAASIAALMITTETLIAELPEAEAPAPPMPPGGDMY from the coding sequence ATGGCAGCAAAACAACTAGCGTTTGATGAAGAAGCACGGAGCGCTATTAAACAAGGCGTTGACAAGCTCGCGGACGCAGTAAAAGTCACGTTAGGTCCCAAAGGACGGAATGTCGTGCTCGATAAGAAATTCGGCGCACCGACGATCACCAAAGATGGTGTTACCGTCGCAAAAGAGGTGGAACTCGAAGACGCTTACGAAAACATGGGCGCACAGATGGTCAAGGAGGTCGCATCTAAAACCAGCGATGTCGCTGGAGACGGAACCACCACTGCAACGATTCTCGCACAGTCTATCTATCGCGAAGGTTTGAAAAACGTCGCCGCAGGGCATAACCCCATGGCACTCAAACGCGGCATTGAAAAAGCCGTTGACGCAGTCGTCGGCGCAATTCACGGCTTGAGCAAAGAGGTCTCTGAGAAAACCGAGATCGCACAAGTCGCCGCTATTTCCGCAAACAACGACAACGCTATCGGCGATCTCATCGCTGACGCTATGGAAAAAGTCGGAAAAGATGGCGTTATCACCGTTGAAGAAGCGAAAAGCCTTGAAACGACGCTCGATGTCGTCGAAGGTATGCAGTTTGATCGTGGCTATCTTTCACCCTATTTCGTGACGGATGCCGATCGAATGGAAGCCGTTTTAGAAGACGCCGCAATCCTCATCCACGAAAAGAAAATCAGCAGCCTCAAGGACCTCGTGCCTGTGTTGGAGCGCACCGCACAACAGGGCAAACCGCTGTTGATTATTGCTGAGGATATTGAAGGCGAAGCACTCGCGACCGTCGTTGTTAACAAAATTCGCGGAACGCTCCGTTGTGCCGCTGTGAAGGCACCCGGCTACGGCGACCGCCGAAAAGAAATGCTCGAAGACATTGCCGTCTTGACAAATGGACGCGTCATTTCCGAAGATCTCGGAATTAACCTCGAAAATATCACATTGAACGATCTCGGCAGTGCCAAACGCGTCGTTATCGATAAAGACAACACGACTGTCGTCGAAGGCGAAGGCACAACCGAAGCCATCCAAGGACGTATCGACCAGATCCGTAGGCAGATCGAAGACACAACATCCGACTACGACCGCGAGAAATTGCAGGAACGCCTCGCAAAACTCGCCGGTGGTGTTGCCGTCATTAACGTCGGTGCCGCGACAGAAGTCGAGATGAAAGAGAAGAAAGCACGTGTTGAAGACGCAATGCACGCCACACGCGCCGCCGTTGAGGAAGGGGTCGTTGTGGGTGGAGGTGTCGCACTCGTGAGGTCCCAAGAGGTGCTTGATGCACTCGAACTCAGCGATCCCACCGAAGATGTTGGCGTCTCTATTGTTCGCCGTGCGCTTGAAGATCCTCTCCGTCAGATCGCGAAGAACGCCGGACAAGAAGACTCCGTCATCATCGCAAAAGTCAAGGACGAAGGCGGAAATGTCGGCTACGACGCACATCAAGAACGCTTCATCGACATGTTTGAGGCTGGAATCCCCGATCCGACCAAGGTCGTACGGGTGGCGTTGCAAAACGCAGCCAGTATCGCAGCGTTGATGATCACCACCGAAACGCTCATCGCAGAACTACCAGAAGCGGAAGCACCGGCACCTCCGATGCCGCCGGGTGGTGACATGTACTAA
- a CDS encoding co-chaperone GroES, protein MALVPLGDRILVKRSDNDEQTTSGGIIIPDTAKEKPQEGEVVAVGNGRILDSGDRQPVDVAVGDLVLFAKYGGTEVTYDNTEYLILREDDILAKVN, encoded by the coding sequence ATGGCACTTGTACCCCTTGGCGATAGAATTCTCGTCAAACGTTCAGATAATGATGAACAAACAACGAGCGGTGGGATTATCATTCCCGATACCGCTAAAGAGAAACCGCAGGAAGGCGAAGTTGTTGCCGTTGGAAACGGGAGGATTCTCGATAGCGGCGACCGGCAGCCGGTTGATGTGGCAGTAGGCGACCTCGTTCTTTTCGCCAAATATGGCGGCACCGAAGTTACGTATGACAACACTGAATATCTCATCTTGCGCGAAGATGATATCTTAGCCAAGGTTAACTAA
- a CDS encoding Gfo/Idh/MocA family oxidoreductase yields MNLKWGVLGAGSVAQRRAMPGIKKAEGAELHALLSRDATRAERLAREYGATNAYTTVDALLADEALDAIYVSTPVHLHCKQVIAAAERGLHVLCDKPMALTPQECTEMIAACETNEVHLQVCFLFRFHSCFQQIRTWIDEGCFGTIIHGRMPFLKQYQLAPDEWRAQPEKGGGGCFMDLGPHSVDLLRYLIGEVNAVSAFYNTTTQNTAVEETGGIFMRFDNGAQAFTDLSFSVPHCDIVLELYGTEGTAWVYNDNGWKIKTYFEGEQQLIASQYEDLYQYQFEHFAACVHNGVTPITTGNDGLRASEILVAAYRAGETGQVVPCPAT; encoded by the coding sequence ATGAACTTAAAATGGGGTGTATTAGGCGCAGGCAGTGTCGCACAACGCCGAGCAATGCCTGGCATTAAAAAGGCAGAGGGGGCAGAACTCCACGCCCTGCTCTCACGCGACGCGACGCGCGCAGAACGGTTGGCACGGGAATACGGTGCAACCAATGCCTATACCACTGTTGATGCACTCCTTGCAGACGAGGCACTCGACGCAATCTACGTCTCAACACCCGTTCACCTACACTGCAAGCAGGTAATCGCCGCCGCGGAACGCGGCTTGCATGTGCTGTGTGATAAACCGATGGCACTCACACCGCAAGAATGTACGGAAATGATCGCCGCCTGCGAAACAAACGAGGTCCACTTGCAGGTCTGCTTCCTCTTCCGGTTTCACTCCTGCTTCCAACAGATCCGAACATGGATAGACGAAGGATGTTTCGGAACGATAATCCATGGGCGTATGCCATTTCTGAAACAGTACCAGCTGGCACCAGACGAGTGGCGCGCACAGCCGGAAAAAGGGGGTGGTGGATGTTTCATGGATCTCGGTCCACATAGTGTGGACCTACTCCGCTACCTCATCGGTGAGGTGAACGCCGTCAGCGCGTTTTACAATACCACAACCCAGAACACTGCTGTCGAGGAAACCGGTGGCATCTTCATGCGTTTCGATAACGGCGCGCAAGCTTTCACTGACCTCAGTTTTTCAGTGCCTCACTGTGATATCGTTTTAGAACTCTACGGCACGGAAGGCACAGCGTGGGTCTACAATGACAATGGTTGGAAAATCAAAACCTATTTTGAGGGCGAACAGCAATTAATCGCTTCACAATACGAGGACCTGTATCAATATCAATTTGAGCATTTCGCGGCATGTGTACACAACGGGGTAACACCCATCACAACTGGAAATGATGGGTTAAGAGCGAGCGAAATTCTCGTCGCCGCCTATCGTGCAGGGGAAACAGGACAAGTGGTTCCGTGTCCTGCTACGTAG
- a CDS encoding sulfite exporter TauE/SafE family protein produces the protein MLYSLHSEGGSTIYEIIILCFGAWLTGVSKAGFGGGIGMIVVPMFTHFRSARNVIGLMLPLLFSTDIFSLSHYWKRWHRQSVTRLILGSLLGITLASLILKDISDVHLKKVIGGIASLFAILEFLRPYWQPLLGNSEQPVQTALQFKTWQGLLAGIFAGAFSTLAHMGGLVVVMYLLPQRLGNTGFVATTTATYFLLNFIKIPFYFQLQLFSFEILIEALALLPFIGLGVLTGISLNNRVPELLFSRIVLFFLFATGVHLLFSN, from the coding sequence CTGTTATACTCACTTCACTCAGAAGGAGGCAGCACCATCTACGAAATTATCATCCTCTGCTTCGGGGCATGGCTCACCGGTGTCAGCAAAGCCGGTTTCGGCGGCGGCATCGGCATGATCGTCGTCCCCATGTTCACGCATTTCCGCAGTGCTCGAAACGTCATCGGGTTGATGCTTCCACTCCTGTTCTCAACAGACATCTTCTCGCTCTCCCACTACTGGAAGCGGTGGCATCGCCAAAGTGTCACACGACTCATCCTCGGTTCCTTACTCGGCATCACGCTCGCGAGCCTGATTTTGAAGGACATCTCGGATGTCCATCTAAAAAAAGTCATTGGTGGCATCGCCAGTTTATTTGCGATATTAGAATTCCTGCGTCCGTATTGGCAACCCCTCCTCGGAAATTCCGAGCAACCCGTCCAAACGGCACTCCAATTCAAAACGTGGCAAGGGCTACTTGCGGGAATATTTGCGGGCGCGTTCTCAACCCTCGCACACATGGGGGGACTCGTCGTCGTCATGTACCTTCTCCCACAACGCTTGGGCAACACCGGCTTCGTCGCAACCACAACCGCCACTTATTTCCTGCTCAATTTCATCAAAATTCCGTTCTATTTCCAATTACAACTTTTCTCTTTCGAAATTCTGATTGAAGCACTTGCACTGCTTCCATTTATCGGATTAGGTGTACTAACAGGTATCTCGCTGAACAACCGCGTGCCGGAACTCCTCTTTTCAAGAATCGTCCTCTTTTTCCTGTTCGCGACCGGTGTGCATCTCTTGTTCAGTAATTAG
- the rpsU gene encoding 30S ribosomal protein S21 — MVQVEVSVDSGEAFDRALARFKKMCGKAGIVTEIKKRSFYEKPSEKRRRIEMKRQRKVKPRRMGGERPQFYNGGGSNR; from the coding sequence ATGGTTCAAGTAGAAGTAAGTGTCGATTCAGGTGAGGCGTTTGATCGCGCCCTTGCACGTTTTAAGAAGATGTGTGGAAAAGCTGGCATCGTCACTGAGATAAAAAAACGGAGTTTTTACGAGAAGCCGAGCGAAAAACGACGCAGGATTGAGATGAAACGGCAACGGAAGGTGAAACCCCGCAGAATGGGGGGTGAACGTCCACAGTTTTATAACGGCGGTGGCAGTAATCGATAA